The Pantoea cypripedii genomic sequence CGCTGGAGTATATGGCTGGAATAACATTCGAGTGCTGGATGGCGGATTTGCCAGCTGGGTGCAAATCCGGGGTGCTATTGAAACTGGCCCTTCCAATCCTGATGTCCGCGGCGATGTTCAGCTTAAGGTCGCACGTTCTCTGCTGCTTTCTACCGGGCAGGTAGAGCAGGAAACCCAGCGTCCATTAGTGTGCGCGCTGCGCCGCGAGTCTTTTCAGCAAGCGCATATTTCCGGCAGCATTAATCTGCCCTATCCCGAACTGCTCAATGCCAGGGGCTTAATAGATATCCAGCGAGTGATAGCCGCTTTACGGGATGCAAAGCTTACTTCGCCACAGGAACTGCTGCTCTATTGTGGTGGGGGTATCAATGCGGCTGGACTTGCACTGGCGTTGGTGACTGCGGGTTATCCCATCGATTCTCTTTTTCTGTATGACGACTCACTAAACGGTTGGTTGTTCGATAATTCACGCCCAATCGCCAACGACCCGGTTATTCATCGGTGATTAAAGGAAGATGATATGCAAACATTAAACTGGCAGGATCGCAGTGTTCGTGATGCGCTTCGCCATATTAAACAGAACAAGCCTTTTTGTTATGGATTGACCAACTACATCGCCGCTAACCTTTCAGCCAATGTCTTGCTGGCCATCGGAGCTGGCCCGGCGATTGGTGCCGCACTTGACTGGCAAACGGCTTTTGGCCGCCATGCCAATGCCTTGTGGATAAATGCTGCGTGTTTGATGAGCAATACACCCCATGAGGTGCGTCAGGCTGCCAGGGCAGCACACGAAGCAGGCGTTCCCTGGGTGCTGGACCCCGTGGCGGTCGGGGCGGGTGCGACAGAGTACGATCGTGTCATACAGGGTCTGCTTGACTTCAAACCGACAGCCATACGCGGGAATGCCTCAGAACTCATTGCTCTCGCGGGTGGTAATGGTGGAGGAAAAGGTGTCGAGACCACGCTGTCTTCGCAGGATGCGCTCCCCTACATTGAGGCGTTTGCGCGCAGCCAAAATACGATTACAGCGGTGAGTGGACCCATTGATTTTATTACTGATGGCCAAAGGACAATTGCTGTGGAAGGCGGTGATGTTCGACTGACCCAGGTAACAGGCGCGGGTTGCAGCCTTGGTGCACTGACTGCCGCCTTGCTGACCACACCCATCGATAAATTAACGGCCATCGCCGTTGCACATGTTTTCTATGCCGAAGCAAGCGGTCGCGCATCAAAAGCGCGGGGAACAGGCAGTTTTGCCGTGCAATTTCTTGATGAATTATCGTTGCTGGATCCTGATGGCGAATAACAATGCGTCCCCATATGGGGACGCATTCCGCTTATGGGGTCAACGTAATCACGTGGCTGGTGATATAAGGCTTATTCCTGATAATCCCTTGCTGGCGCTCCCGGCAACCTGAGAGCGTATCTTTACCCTGTTATTTATTGCTGTCCTGCCCAAATCACTATCACTTTATCGTCGCCCTTTTCACGTACGAAACCGTAACCACCGGGAAGCGATAAGGTTGTCTGTCTTCCCATCCCGATAGCAGGATGGCGTGCACGAAACTGGCCGAGTTTCTGCCAGTGAGCAACGTTACTCGCAGCTTTCCCGCCGATATCCTGCCAGTTCATATCCGAACGTGTCCCCTGTATCGGATCGGATCCGGTGGGACCGAACGGCCGCAACGATTCATCGCCATAGAAAATTTGTACGGTACCCGGTGTAAGTAGCAACAGTTCTGCCGCTGNNNNNNNNNNNNNNNNNNNNNNNNNNNNNNNNNNNNNNNNNNNNNNNNNNNNNNNNNNNNNNNNNNNNNNNNNNNNNNNNNNNNNNNNNNNNNNNNNNNNCAGCCACCCTTCCAGCGCGTTCAGCAGCGGCACCGTTTTTTCCTGGCGCACGGCCAGTCGTTCCGATGCGCTTTTGCCCCGGATACCGGCTTCAACAGCGTACAGTTCCCCGATGCGGTGCAGCGCTTCGGTCGTCACCTCCGACGGCGTCCTGATGTGCACGTCGTGGATTTTACGCCGTGCGTGCGCCCAGCAGGCCGCTTCCTTTATATGGCCTTCGCGGTACAGCTCGTTGAACCCGGCGTACGCGTCCGCCTGCAGCACCCCGCTGAACCCCGCAAGGTGCGACTGCGGGTGCATCCCTTTGCGGTCCGGCGAGTACGCGAACCACACCGCCGGGGCCATCACCGAACCTGCATTGCGGTCATCACGCACGTAGGTCCACAGCCGGCCCGTTTTCGTTTTGCCATTGCCCGGCAGCAGCACCGGCACCGGCGTGTCGTCGGCATGCAGCTTGCCGTCCGTCAGAACGTAGCGCTGAAGGGCTTCGTCCAGCGGTGACAGTAGCTGACAGCACGCGTCCACCCAGCCCGACAACAGCGAACGGCTGAGCGTCACACCCTGCCGCTCATAGATATCTGACTGCCGGTTCAGCGGCGTGTGCTCCGCGTACTTTGACGTCAGCACCCGCGCCAGCAGCCCCGGCCCGGCGATGCCGCGCTCGATGGGGCGCGACGGCGCAGCCGCCTGCACGATGCGGTCACACTTTCTGCAGGCGTGCTTTTCCCGCACGGTGCGGATAACGCGGAACGCGCTGCGCATCAGCTCCAGCTGCTCTGCCGCGTCCTCGCCCAGGTACGACAACGCGCCGCCGCAGTCGGGGCAGCAGACTTCCGTCGGTTTAAGCCGGTTTTCCTCGCGCGGCAGGGACTCAGGGAACGGTTTGCGCGTGCGGGTCTGGCGCAACGGGCGCGGCACCGGAGGGTCGTCCACCCGACCGGTGCGCTCGTCGCTGTCTTTCTGCATGGCGGTGAGCTGTGCTTCTATCTGTGCGATGCGCTTCGCTACCTTTTCAGAGCGACTGCCGAAGTTTATGCGCCTGAGCTTATCCAGCTGCGCCTGCAGGTAGTCAACCTCACGCTCGCGTGAGGCCAGCTTCGCCTCAAGGGCAAGTATCTGCGCCTGCTGTTCGGCCAGGCGCTGTTTAAGAAGGGCGATGTCGTCGGGAAGAGGTTCGTTCATGGCGGGCATGCTACCAGGTTGCCCGCAGGGTGACCAGGATTACAGCAGCGTGAGGGGCGACAGCAGGCGCTTTGGCTGGCGCCAGTCGATGCCCTCCAGCAGCATGGCCAGTTGAGCGGGCGTGAGGAACACTTTGCCGTCGCGGGCCGATGGCCAGGCGAAGCGGCCGCGCTCCAGCCTTTTTGTCAGCAGACACAGGCCGTCACCGGTGGACCAGAGCAGTTTGACCTGGCTGCCCGAGCGGCCCCGGAAGATAAAGACATGGCCTGACATCGGATCATCTCTGAGTGCGGTCTGGACCTTTGCGCCCAGGCCGTTGAAGCCGTTGCGCATGTCGGTGATGCCCGCGACCAGCCAGATTTTCGTGCCGGACGGCAGGCCGATCACGTTGCGTTTCCTTTCATCATTTCACGCATCACAAGACTGAGCAGTTCATCCGTGGGGTGAAACAGGGTGAGTTCGCCATGTCGGAGTCGGATATGGCAGGTCGTGACGGCAGATTCTGCGGGAGCGGCAGGTTCCGGAAGTGGCGCGATCTGCACGGGCAAAAGTATGGGCGCGGGAGTCTTAATATATGTTTTACGCGGTCGGGATACGCGGCCTTCACGCTGCCAGAGCCTCAGCCATTTAAAGAGAAGATTATGATTAAAGCCGTACTCGCGCGCGATGGCGGCGATATTCGCGCCCGGAAGCTGAGCAAGCTCAACCATGCGGAGCTTAAACTCGGTGGAGAAAACATTGCGGGGCGCACTGCGCCAGTCCGGGGTGTCCTGCATTAACAGATATCCGTCTGTGAGTTAGAAGGATATCTAATTTATAGGTCAGAGGTCGGTTAATGGAGACGGTTCTGGCTGGACGCTTACGATTTGAACGCCGCTCTTCACTGTTTATCGTGCCTAAACATGTTCAGCGGGCAGCCAGGTACCGGCAATTATTCACGACAAGCCTTACCAATAGCGAAAGGAACAATAGAATGAAGATGGATGAGATTATCCGCTTTTGCGGAGATGTACGTACGGTGCTGGAAAACATGGAGAAGAGGGACCATTCCTGGAAGACCTCTTTTTATGTATCCACTTTCCCATCGGGCTGCTGCGGAGACACCTCCAAAATCCTTAACTATCTGCTGCATCAGCAGTTCGGGATTGCCCCGGAGGTTATTTCTGGAAAATATCATGAGTCCGAGCATGAAGGCATTCCCTGCGGTCTGTCAAACGGGAACTCACATGCATGGCTTATGGTAAATGACCATATTATTGATTTGACGGCAGATCAATTTCGCGACTGCGGTTACAATCATCCCGCCGTCATGATTACGACCGACTCTGCTTTCCATGATCTGTTTTCTGACAGAAGTGCCGGTTTACAACCCGCCCCCGGTCAGGAAGACACCCTTGCCCCGGAGCTTATGGCTACCGCATCCAAGATACAGGACGTGCTCCGCGAACGAGGCTGGAAGCGCGGGTGATGCTGTTGCCTGCGGCCACCATCTAAACTGAATTCCCTGGACGTCATACAACAACATGAACAACTCAATCTACAGTTCGT encodes the following:
- a CDS encoding sulfurtransferase: MTVTFPSAPIVSAQWLSENHQHVILLDCSVSRSTDANGRTEFSSGREIFLQQHLPGAQFADLFGAFSAPHARFLFTAPDAQRLSAALRSAGVNQHSLIVAYDQLNGAYAARIWYLLAGVYGWNNIRVLDGGFASWVQIRGAIETGPSNPDVRGDVQLKVARSLLLSTGQVEQETQRPLVCALRRESFQQAHISGSINLPYPELLNARGLIDIQRVIAALRDAKLTSPQELLLYCGGGINAAGLALALVTAGYPIDSLFLYDDSLNGWLFDNSRPIANDPVIHR
- the tnpB gene encoding IS66 family insertion sequence element accessory protein TnpB (TnpB, as the term is used for proteins encoded by IS66 family insertion elements, is considered an accessory protein, since TnpC, encoded by a neighboring gene, is a DDE family transposase.), with protein sequence MIGLPSGTKIWLVAGITDMRNGFNGLGAKVQTALRDDPMSGHVFIFRGRSGSQVKLLWSTGDGLCLLTKRLERGRFAWPSARDGKVFLTPAQLAMLLEGIDWRQPKRLLSPLTLL
- a CDS encoding transposase codes for the protein MQDTPDWRSAPRNVFSTEFKLRMVELAQLPGANIAAIAREYGFNHNLLFKWLRLWQREGRVSRPRKTYIKTPAPILLPVQIAPLPEPAAPAESAVTTCHIRLRHGELTLFHPTDELLSLVMREMMKGNAT
- a CDS encoding hydroxyethylthiazole kinase, translating into MQTLNWQDRSVRDALRHIKQNKPFCYGLTNYIAANLSANVLLAIGAGPAIGAALDWQTAFGRHANALWINAACLMSNTPHEVRQAARAAHEAGVPWVLDPVAVGAGATEYDRVIQGLLDFKPTAIRGNASELIALAGGNGGGKGVETTLSSQDALPYIEAFARSQNTITAVSGPIDFITDGQRTIAVEGGDVRLTQVTGAGCSLGALTAALLTTPIDKLTAIAVAHVFYAEASGRASKARGTGSFAVQFLDELSLLDPDGE
- the tnpC gene encoding IS66 family transposase translates to MNEPLPDDIALLKQRLAEQQAQILALEAKLASREREVDYLQAQLDKLRRINFGSRSEKVAKRIAQIEAQLTAMQKDSDERTGRVDDPPVPRPLRQTRTRKPFPESLPREENRLKPTEVCCPDCGGALSYLGEDAAEQLELMRSAFRVIRTVREKHACRKCDRIVQAAAPSRPIERGIAGPGLLARVLTSKYAEHTPLNRQSDIYERQGVTLSRSLLSGWVDACCQLLSPLDEALQRYVLTDGKLHADDTPVPVLLPGNGKTKTGRLWTYVRDDRNAGSVMAPAVWFAYSPDRKGMHPQSHLAGFSGVLQADAYAGFNELYREGHIKEAACWAHARRKIHDVHIRTPSEVTTEALHRIGELYAVEAGIRGKSASERLAVRQEKTVPLLNALEGWL